A genomic region of Pseudoalteromonas piscicida contains the following coding sequences:
- a CDS encoding phosphate/phosphite/phosphonate ABC transporter substrate-binding protein codes for MIKILLMSLILFPALCLSGDYTFAFVPQQSANKLAKNWQPILDYLSDKTGDNYTFKTAKDIPTFEARVLQQEYDVAYMNPYHFVVFNERVGYQAIAKQKDKMIKGIIVVKKGAGITDLSQLRGETLAFPAPAAFAASILPRGELAKQGIEFTPRYVSSHDSVYLNVSRGFVKAGGGVMRTFNNADPKIKSQLDILWTTKGYTPHAFAVKRAMPEDARQRLVAALTSLELTEEGMRLLEAVNFKGIMAASNEDWQDVKALELETLVGK; via the coding sequence ATGATAAAAATCCTGCTGATGAGTCTCATTTTGTTTCCCGCTTTATGTTTGAGTGGTGATTATACCTTCGCCTTTGTGCCGCAGCAGTCTGCAAATAAGTTAGCCAAAAATTGGCAGCCTATTCTCGATTATCTCAGTGATAAAACCGGAGATAACTACACATTTAAAACCGCTAAAGATATACCAACCTTTGAAGCCAGGGTGCTGCAGCAAGAGTATGATGTGGCATACATGAATCCCTATCACTTTGTTGTATTTAATGAGCGGGTAGGTTATCAAGCTATCGCCAAGCAAAAAGATAAAATGATAAAAGGGATCATCGTGGTTAAAAAAGGAGCGGGTATTACTGACTTATCGCAATTACGAGGAGAAACGCTTGCTTTTCCGGCTCCTGCTGCATTCGCTGCGAGCATTTTGCCCCGAGGGGAATTGGCGAAGCAAGGTATTGAATTTACGCCAAGATATGTATCTTCCCATGACTCCGTTTATCTCAACGTGTCGAGAGGATTTGTCAAAGCGGGGGGCGGTGTCATGCGTACTTTCAACAACGCCGATCCTAAAATTAAATCACAACTCGACATTCTCTGGACGACAAAAGGTTATACACCACATGCATTTGCTGTAAAAAGAGCAATGCCAGAAGATGCAAGGCAAAGATTAGTAGCGGCGTTGACCTCTCTTGAACTGACTGAAGAGGGAATGAGGCTACTCGAAGCGGTGAATTTCAAAGGCATTATGGCAGCGTCGAATGAGGACTGGCAAGACGTAAAAGCATTAGAATTAGAAACCTTGGTTGGCAAATAG
- a CDS encoding VOC family protein yields the protein MMVTVDSLVLYVSNIELSEAFYRQVFQCETVKLSPTFVSMKCANNISIALKQNTALTPPSRITGGGTEISIMQPSQKAFFALYDTWKLLDIEFAQVPQAEVYGDSFVVLDPDKHRIRVFVVNE from the coding sequence ATGATGGTCACCGTTGATTCTTTGGTGTTATATGTAAGCAATATCGAGCTTAGCGAAGCGTTTTATAGACAGGTATTCCAATGTGAGACTGTAAAGCTTTCTCCAACTTTTGTTTCTATGAAGTGTGCAAACAACATCTCCATTGCACTTAAACAAAACACAGCCCTTACACCACCAAGTCGCATTACCGGGGGCGGTACTGAAATCTCTATTATGCAACCAAGCCAAAAGGCGTTTTTTGCTTTATACGATACATGGAAGTTACTAGATATTGAGTTTGCTCAGGTCCCGCAAGCCGAGGTATATGGCGACAGTTTTGTCGTATTAGACCCAGATAAACATCGTATTCGCGTGTTTGTCGTCAATGAATAA
- a CDS encoding helix-turn-helix transcriptional regulator, translating into MKRTTSSGHLARLDKLESMLKSEDFLTVRALSHALHVSTRTLYRDINILRDRGLPIDADKGKGGGVRLHRSWGVGKLSLTEEESVDLLLSLAMSDRLNSPLFLESLQSIKYKLLALLSTDQKRKIESLRSRILIGSSASPSVHASYEQSDVLICSALKQAFISKLCLEVSYEDENKRQTHRVIEPHYLYFNTPVWYIFAWDHLRMDFRVFRVDRIKRSFALSARFELRPKQVFEHLIETDSPISL; encoded by the coding sequence ATGAAAAGAACCACCTCATCAGGTCATTTAGCAAGGCTTGATAAACTCGAGAGCATGTTAAAGTCGGAAGATTTTTTAACGGTGCGTGCCCTGTCTCATGCATTGCACGTATCAACACGAACTTTATATCGAGATATTAATATCTTGAGAGACAGAGGGCTTCCCATCGATGCTGATAAGGGTAAGGGAGGTGGTGTTAGATTACATCGTAGTTGGGGAGTGGGGAAACTCAGCTTAACAGAAGAAGAGTCGGTGGATTTATTACTGAGCCTTGCAATGTCAGATAGACTAAATTCGCCGCTGTTTTTGGAGAGTTTGCAATCTATAAAATATAAATTGTTGGCGCTGTTAAGTACTGATCAAAAGCGAAAGATAGAGAGTCTGCGTAGTCGGATACTCATAGGCAGCTCTGCATCGCCCTCGGTACATGCGTCCTATGAGCAATCAGACGTGCTAATTTGCAGCGCACTGAAGCAGGCCTTCATCTCTAAGTTATGTTTGGAAGTAAGCTATGAAGATGAAAATAAAAGACAGACCCATAGAGTCATAGAACCCCATTATTTGTATTTTAATACGCCTGTTTGGTACATATTTGCTTGGGATCATTTACGAATGGACTTTCGCGTATTTCGTGTGGATAGAATTAAGCGGTCATTCGCGTTGTCAGCGCGTTTTGAGCTCAGACCAAAACAGGTGTTTGAGCATTTAATCGAGACCGATAGTCCCATATCACTGTAA
- the speA gene encoding biosynthetic arginine decarboxylase has translation MTKFTSSEQARECYNVRHWSQGFFGINDQGEVTAMPNQHQPQHAVTLTNIAQQIKSEGYTLPALVRFPQILEQRVHNIVGAFNQAITDYSYPEDYLLVYPIKVNQQKEVIEGLIASQAASDKKQLGLEAGSKAELLTVLALSEKTSAVIVCNGYKDREYVRLALIGEKLGHQVYIVLEKRSELDIVMAEAKALNVKPRLGLRVRLASQGKGKWQASGGEKSKFGLSASQVLTVVNQLKQADMLDALQLVHFHLGSQMANIRDVRVGVGEAARFYCELRRLGANLLNLDVGGGLAVDYDGTRSQSSNSMNYSLAEYANNIVYTVGDTCKQYNQPMPKIISESGRALTAHHAVLITDVIGTESYQVEEITAPVSDAPRLLHNMWTSWQALNEQSDDRALIEIFHDTQGDLAEVHSQFAMGLLSLEQRAWAEQVNLRVCYELNRRMDNKNRFHRPIIDELSAKLADKFFVNFSLFQSLPDAWGIEQVFPVLPLSGLTEAPKRRAVLLDITCDSDGTVEHYVDGQGIEATLPVPEFCKDKPYLLGFFLVGAYQEILGDMHNLFGDTHTVVATLDDQGELSLGNVDAGDTVADMMRYVHLDVEQFKRNFANLVESKLPLEERATCLAELETGLDGYTYLEDF, from the coding sequence ATGACCAAATTTACCTCTTCTGAGCAAGCACGTGAATGCTACAACGTGCGCCACTGGAGCCAAGGCTTCTTTGGTATTAATGATCAGGGAGAGGTTACAGCGATGCCGAACCAACATCAGCCACAGCACGCCGTAACTCTGACAAACATTGCACAACAAATTAAATCTGAGGGTTATACCCTACCTGCGCTAGTGCGTTTTCCACAAATTCTAGAACAGCGTGTACATAATATTGTTGGTGCGTTTAATCAGGCGATTACTGATTACAGCTACCCAGAAGACTATTTATTGGTTTACCCAATTAAAGTAAACCAACAAAAAGAAGTCATTGAGGGGCTTATTGCAAGCCAAGCAGCCAGCGATAAAAAACAGCTTGGCTTAGAGGCTGGCAGTAAAGCTGAATTACTTACTGTATTGGCGCTTAGTGAAAAAACCAGCGCAGTGATCGTGTGTAACGGCTACAAAGACAGAGAATACGTCCGTCTTGCGCTTATCGGTGAAAAATTAGGTCATCAAGTTTATATCGTTTTAGAAAAGCGTTCTGAGCTCGACATCGTGATGGCAGAAGCCAAAGCACTAAACGTTAAACCACGTTTAGGGTTACGCGTACGTTTGGCATCGCAAGGTAAAGGTAAATGGCAAGCAAGCGGCGGCGAAAAGTCCAAATTTGGTCTGTCTGCATCGCAAGTTCTTACGGTTGTTAACCAATTAAAGCAAGCTGACATGCTAGACGCGCTGCAACTGGTGCACTTTCACTTAGGCTCGCAAATGGCCAACATTCGTGACGTGCGCGTTGGTGTGGGTGAAGCCGCTAGATTCTACTGCGAGTTACGCCGTTTAGGTGCAAACCTGTTGAATTTAGACGTAGGTGGCGGACTTGCAGTGGATTACGACGGTACGCGTAGTCAATCGTCCAACTCGATGAACTACAGCTTAGCTGAATATGCAAACAACATCGTTTACACAGTAGGCGATACCTGTAAGCAATACAATCAGCCAATGCCAAAGATCATCTCTGAGTCGGGTCGTGCGTTAACGGCGCATCACGCGGTATTAATCACCGATGTGATTGGCACAGAGAGCTATCAAGTAGAAGAGATAACTGCACCGGTAAGTGACGCCCCAAGACTACTGCACAATATGTGGACGTCTTGGCAGGCGCTCAACGAGCAGAGTGATGACCGCGCGTTGATTGAAATTTTTCATGATACGCAGGGCGATTTGGCAGAAGTACACAGCCAATTTGCAATGGGCCTATTAAGCCTTGAGCAAAGAGCATGGGCGGAGCAAGTAAACCTGCGTGTATGTTATGAGCTAAACAGGCGTATGGACAACAAAAATCGTTTCCATCGCCCAATTATTGACGAACTCAGTGCTAAGCTTGCGGATAAATTCTTTGTGAATTTCTCGCTATTTCAATCTTTGCCAGACGCTTGGGGTATTGAACAGGTATTCCCTGTACTGCCACTCAGCGGGTTAACAGAAGCACCAAAGCGCCGCGCGGTATTGCTGGATATTACCTGTGATTCTGACGGTACAGTGGAGCATTATGTGGATGGTCAAGGTATTGAAGCCACGCTACCAGTACCAGAGTTTTGCAAAGATAAACCCTATTTATTGGGATTTTTCTTGGTGGGAGCATACCAAGAGATTTTAGGTGACATGCACAACCTATTTGGCGACACCCACACCGTTGTAGCCACATTAGATGACCAAGGCGAATTATCGCTTGGTAATGTGGATGCGGGTGACACCGTTGCCGATATGATGCGTTATGTACACCTTGATGTTGAACAGTTTAAGCGTAATTTTGCCAACCTAGTTGAAAGCAAACTACCGCTTGAAGAACGAGCTACCTGCCTAGCAGAGCTTGAAACCGGCCTTGACGGCTATACTTATTTGGAAGATTTTTAA
- a CDS encoding DMT family transporter, translating into MNILLAMIPAFLWGTTYAVTQYTLADWPPLLLGAIRALPAGLILLAVKPSLPKKADWKILCGLGAINIAAFFSMIFVMSLTLPSAISSVGMVSVPVFAMLYHWLVNKQRPGLVQALCGAALIVLAWLLFDPSSLNLNPLGLAAILAAITCIVIGSSITKSLGDRMHWWTVLTWQLIIGGVILTFASTVHGVIAPAKYIAALNNLSMTNLSGILWVVLLNTALGYSLYVWLLQRMSVVDFTFGGIANPIAGILTGLVLLGETFTPLQYSLMVGMIVMPLLPQIIVTTLRSRAMPAKCEVN; encoded by the coding sequence GTGAATATACTCCTCGCGATGATCCCTGCATTTTTATGGGGTACCACATATGCGGTGACACAATACACCCTTGCGGACTGGCCGCCTCTTTTACTTGGCGCTATTAGAGCGCTGCCGGCTGGGCTTATTTTGCTGGCAGTTAAGCCGAGTTTGCCAAAAAAAGCAGACTGGAAAATACTATGCGGCCTTGGGGCGATTAATATCGCGGCCTTTTTTAGCATGATCTTCGTGATGTCGTTAACGCTACCATCTGCTATATCGAGCGTAGGCATGGTGTCTGTGCCGGTATTCGCCATGCTTTACCATTGGTTAGTCAACAAGCAACGTCCAGGATTGGTGCAAGCGTTATGCGGCGCGGCGCTTATTGTGTTGGCCTGGTTGCTATTTGATCCGAGTTCACTGAATTTAAACCCTCTTGGTTTAGCGGCAATACTTGCGGCAATAACCTGTATCGTGATCGGCAGCTCAATCACTAAGTCTCTTGGTGATCGCATGCATTGGTGGACGGTGTTAACTTGGCAGCTCATAATTGGTGGTGTTATTCTCACATTCGCATCAACCGTTCACGGTGTAATCGCACCAGCTAAGTATATTGCGGCTCTTAACAATTTATCGATGACCAATCTCAGCGGCATATTATGGGTTGTGCTCCTGAACACCGCGCTGGGTTATAGCTTGTACGTGTGGTTACTACAACGTATGTCTGTGGTGGACTTTACCTTTGGTGGTATCGCAAATCCGATAGCGGGTATTTTGACGGGGTTGGTGCTACTGGGCGAGACGTTCACGCCGCTTCAATATAGCTTGATGGTTGGCATGATTGTAATGCCGCTATTACCGCAAATTATCGTCACTACCCTACGAAGCAGAGCTATGCCTGCTAAGTGTGAGGTAAACTAA
- a CDS encoding alpha/beta fold hydrolase has protein sequence MKTIISAVLGLVAYSSVASANQSVHEHDYQYVEINGNKLAYACKGEGETTALLLAGMGLDAHETYKNTIHNINPKGYRLCFYDRAGTGKSTFAKPRVRTMLELTQELEAFTQATKMDNLVLVPHSFGGFVARAYANRNPEKVKGMVLIDIAHESWYHDMKSKMSKEAWKIMEWIINWERDTHSLEDFEEASSHTAMYKTSREMPVTILSRGIPHVSIRSAGMSYADVDIYTLTWNDAQIKLQEIGDNVTPITMKYASHLFDETDPFIAIKYIEEMVKKVQ, from the coding sequence ATGAAAACAATAATATCAGCAGTACTCGGACTCGTCGCTTATAGTTCAGTGGCCAGCGCCAACCAATCAGTTCATGAACACGATTATCAATATGTGGAAATAAACGGCAATAAACTTGCTTATGCTTGTAAAGGAGAGGGCGAAACAACGGCACTTTTACTTGCTGGAATGGGCCTTGATGCTCATGAAACCTACAAAAACACCATTCATAACATAAATCCAAAAGGCTATCGTTTATGTTTTTATGATAGAGCGGGCACCGGAAAAAGCACTTTTGCAAAGCCACGAGTGCGTACTATGTTGGAGCTTACACAAGAGCTTGAGGCATTCACTCAAGCCACTAAAATGGATAATTTGGTACTTGTACCTCACTCTTTTGGTGGTTTTGTTGCAAGAGCCTATGCCAACCGAAACCCTGAAAAAGTAAAAGGTATGGTGCTTATCGATATCGCTCATGAGTCTTGGTATCACGATATGAAAAGTAAGATGTCCAAAGAAGCATGGAAGATAATGGAATGGATCATTAACTGGGAGCGAGATACTCATTCACTAGAAGATTTTGAAGAGGCTTCTTCTCATACAGCAATGTACAAAACCAGTCGAGAAATGCCAGTTACTATACTGTCACGTGGGATCCCTCATGTTTCTATTCGCTCAGCAGGTATGAGTTATGCCGATGTCGATATTTACACCCTAACTTGGAATGACGCACAAATAAAGCTGCAAGAAATTGGCGATAATGTTACGCCCATTACCATGAAATATGCATCTCACCTGTTTGATGAAACAGATCCATTTATTGCCATCAAATATATTGAAGAAATGGTGAAAAAGGTACAATAA
- a CDS encoding NIPSNAP family protein: protein MVTCYLKYVVDPAKIADFEEYAKMWIPLVNRFGGQHNGYFLPSEGASNIALALFTFPSLAAYETYRNESFQDTQCQAAIKFAEDTGCIISYERSFFRPVFE from the coding sequence ATGGTTACTTGCTACTTAAAATATGTTGTTGATCCGGCAAAAATTGCTGACTTTGAGGAGTATGCCAAAATGTGGATCCCACTCGTCAATCGCTTTGGTGGGCAGCATAATGGCTACTTTTTACCATCGGAAGGTGCAAGTAATATTGCCTTGGCATTATTCACCTTTCCCAGTTTGGCGGCCTATGAAACGTATCGTAATGAGTCGTTTCAAGATACACAGTGTCAGGCTGCAATTAAATTTGCAGAAGATACCGGTTGCATAATCAGCTATGAACGCAGCTTCTTTAGACCTGTATTTGAATAG
- a CDS encoding MarR family winged helix-turn-helix transcriptional regulator, protein MDAIDRVQEQWAREKPQLETTPMAIMGRLVRIAKHMEAEVEKLHKQYGLNLGEFDVLATLRRSGKPFRLTPSELFKTMLLTSGAMTNRLDKLAAKGLIKREHCKEDRRSVTVELTTEGLALIEKLIEPHITIQAQLVEGMSKEQQTLLNSVLKEWLTQFE, encoded by the coding sequence ATGGATGCGATTGATAGAGTACAAGAGCAATGGGCTCGTGAAAAACCACAGTTAGAAACAACGCCCATGGCGATAATGGGTCGCTTAGTGCGCATAGCTAAACATATGGAAGCCGAAGTTGAAAAGCTGCACAAGCAATACGGATTAAATTTGGGCGAATTTGATGTGTTAGCTACCTTGCGCCGCAGCGGCAAACCATTTCGCTTAACCCCATCAGAGCTATTTAAAACCATGCTACTCACCTCTGGCGCGATGACCAATCGTTTAGATAAGCTAGCGGCAAAAGGCCTTATCAAACGTGAGCATTGTAAAGAAGACCGCCGCAGTGTAACAGTTGAATTGACAACCGAAGGCCTCGCCCTGATTGAAAAGCTGATTGAACCGCATATTACCATTCAGGCCCAATTGGTTGAAGGAATGAGTAAAGAGCAGCAAACCTTGTTAAATAGTGTGTTAAAAGAGTGGTTAACGCAATTTGAGTGA
- a CDS encoding DUF2513 domain-containing protein has translation MEINHDCVKDIIAIYIKSEKAELSIQQVVECDTVQGYSTEELKFHLNRLVDRGWLISNYDGKPYKNFDEANVVWSSVEWRLTEFANQYWDSVNRLPVWEEFKNKTASESLDFSLELLKGYSKKWIERKLGEFQI, from the coding sequence ATGGAAATCAATCACGACTGTGTAAAAGATATTATTGCTATTTATATCAAATCGGAGAAAGCTGAATTATCAATTCAGCAAGTCGTCGAGTGTGATACGGTGCAAGGGTACTCAACCGAAGAACTCAAGTTTCACTTAAATAGGCTTGTTGACAGAGGTTGGCTTATTTCTAATTACGATGGAAAACCTTATAAAAATTTTGACGAAGCTAACGTTGTGTGGAGTTCAGTTGAATGGAGGCTTACAGAGTTTGCAAACCAATACTGGGATTCTGTTAACCGTTTACCTGTCTGGGAAGAGTTTAAGAATAAAACAGCAAGTGAATCTCTGGATTTTAGCCTTGAATTATTAAAGGGATATTCTAAAAAGTGGATAGAAAGGAAGTTAGGTGAATTTCAAATATAA
- a CDS encoding GNAT family N-acetyltransferase, producing MELDISANLKLQNLALTHAKPLFDCVQSSRASLQNVLPWVATLHTEADAERYIDTRINNQVGGLWSAIEFNCEFCGVFGIKYMDAQTQTAEIGYWLGEKARGHGLIGLVLEQVIAKLREVSDIKAVEFQCLQSNIASQRIIEKIGGQFVESCVNDLGVASDESLYIYRLTL from the coding sequence GTGGAACTAGATATTTCTGCCAATCTCAAACTACAAAACCTTGCTTTGACGCATGCAAAGCCATTATTTGATTGCGTACAAAGCAGTCGTGCAAGTTTACAAAATGTGCTGCCGTGGGTTGCGACACTACATACCGAGGCTGACGCAGAGCGATATATCGACACACGTATAAACAACCAAGTTGGCGGACTTTGGTCTGCTATTGAATTTAATTGCGAGTTTTGTGGTGTGTTTGGGATTAAATATATGGACGCCCAAACGCAAACCGCTGAGATCGGCTACTGGCTTGGCGAAAAGGCAAGAGGTCACGGCTTAATCGGTCTAGTGCTTGAACAGGTTATTGCCAAGCTTCGAGAGGTAAGTGATATTAAAGCTGTGGAGTTTCAATGTTTACAGTCAAATATTGCGAGCCAGCGGATCATTGAAAAAATAGGCGGCCAGTTTGTTGAGTCCTGTGTCAATGATCTGGGCGTAGCAAGTGACGAGTCGCTATATATCTATCGACTCACACTTTAA
- the speB gene encoding agmatinase — protein sequence MSHLFDHTDHSLYSNGMTFLRQPMVRNITDIDADVVVLGLPFDLATSGRPGARLGPDAIRRASVHLAWESKKYPWSFALWDKIKLEDAGDFTYPVGDPEYFTAQLELAALQILQQGKTLLSLGGDHFVTLPLLRAHQQIHGKMALVHFDAHTDTYSQGSRYDHGTMFYHAPIEGLISPEHSMQIGIRTEYTEQGHEFGVIDAMAANDLSAEEIAAQIKARVGDLPVYLTFDIDCLDPAFAPGTGTPVCGGLTSDKVLKILRALQGINMIGMDVVEVSPSYDQSELTAIAAATIAHELLHLWAVKHK from the coding sequence ATGAGCCACTTATTCGATCACACCGATCATTCTCTGTACTCCAACGGCATGACGTTTTTACGTCAGCCAATGGTACGCAATATCACAGATATTGATGCAGACGTTGTGGTACTTGGCTTGCCATTTGACTTGGCAACCTCTGGACGCCCAGGCGCACGCTTGGGTCCAGATGCAATCCGTCGCGCATCCGTGCATTTAGCTTGGGAAAGCAAAAAATATCCTTGGTCATTTGCATTGTGGGACAAAATTAAACTAGAGGACGCTGGCGATTTCACTTACCCAGTTGGCGATCCTGAGTATTTTACTGCGCAGCTCGAGCTAGCTGCTCTGCAAATTTTGCAGCAAGGCAAAACGCTATTAAGCCTAGGCGGTGATCACTTTGTGACCCTGCCACTGCTGCGTGCTCACCAGCAAATTCACGGCAAAATGGCGCTCGTACATTTTGATGCGCACACAGATACATACAGCCAAGGTTCACGCTATGACCACGGGACTATGTTCTATCATGCTCCCATTGAAGGCTTAATAAGCCCAGAGCATTCAATGCAAATTGGCATTAGAACCGAGTACACAGAGCAAGGTCACGAGTTTGGCGTGATTGACGCTATGGCAGCAAACGACTTAAGCGCTGAAGAAATAGCAGCACAAATCAAAGCACGCGTCGGCGATTTGCCGGTGTACTTAACCTTTGATATCGACTGTCTAGACCCAGCATTCGCACCAGGCACCGGCACCCCAGTGTGCGGCGGTCTAACCAGCGACAAAGTGCTGAAAATTTTACGCGCACTGCAAGGGATAAACATGATAGGCATGGACGTAGTAGAAGTTTCCCCTTCCTACGACCAAAGCGAGCTCACCGCAATCGCCGCCGCCACCATTGCACACGAACTACTGCATCTGTGGGCTGTAAAGCATAAATAA
- a CDS encoding sensor histidine kinase — MKRLSLRLKTMIGTAIIEAVLLSALIFVVIDFMMESANDAMNKRATTTARLFASATKDAVLSYDLATLDAFTNELLSNPDILYVKVIDGESQTLSFAGNERFKTRTFEDDTLVAKVTDGIFDIHADIVEGGTLFGTIQIGIDIGTINRTMSEVKRWTVSIALFEMALVAIFSYFLGIYLTTNLYILKSQAKFIARNVKKGVFDFKWKPIQSKDELQELSLAFDELSQTLAEEHERRERYKHDLIELNKHLEELVAQRTEKLNQKNQQLEATNRELEAAQQQLVHSEKMASVGQLAAGVAHEINNPLGFVMSNLDVMRHYHGDYAELAKRAVLLGLEPDERHAFNQFVKDKDFAFINSDCTELIDESMTGLQRVSAIVNDLKQFSRADTIQLQPCDINACIKTTLNLVESKLKYHANVITQLGEVPQVLGNQGKLIQVMTNLLINAAQALKSEGEIKVTTYLENGSVAISVQDSGVGIPKEIIDKIFDPFFTTKPVGKGTGLGLSISYDIIKEHGGELLVESEEGIGTCFTILLPPCK; from the coding sequence ATGAAAAGGCTATCGTTAAGACTCAAAACCATGATTGGCACCGCTATTATTGAAGCGGTGCTGTTGAGTGCGCTCATATTTGTGGTGATTGATTTTATGATGGAGTCCGCAAATGACGCCATGAATAAACGCGCAACCACGACTGCACGTTTGTTTGCGAGCGCGACCAAAGATGCTGTGTTGTCGTACGATTTAGCCACGCTGGATGCTTTTACCAATGAGTTATTAAGCAACCCAGATATCCTTTACGTTAAAGTGATCGATGGTGAAAGCCAAACACTTTCCTTTGCAGGAAACGAGCGCTTTAAAACGCGCACATTTGAAGATGATACGTTAGTTGCGAAAGTCACGGACGGTATTTTTGATATTCATGCTGATATTGTTGAAGGAGGGACACTATTTGGCACTATTCAGATAGGCATAGATATTGGTACGATAAATCGAACGATGTCTGAAGTAAAACGCTGGACGGTTTCTATCGCGCTGTTTGAAATGGCGTTAGTTGCTATTTTCTCTTATTTTCTCGGTATATATCTCACAACCAATCTGTATATCTTGAAGAGCCAAGCTAAATTTATCGCTCGTAATGTCAAAAAAGGCGTATTTGATTTCAAATGGAAACCAATACAGAGTAAAGATGAGTTACAAGAACTGTCTTTAGCGTTTGATGAACTATCACAAACCTTAGCCGAAGAGCATGAGCGTCGAGAGCGATATAAGCATGACTTGATTGAGCTAAATAAACATCTAGAAGAATTAGTGGCGCAAAGAACTGAAAAACTGAACCAGAAAAATCAGCAGCTTGAGGCTACGAATAGAGAGCTTGAAGCCGCGCAGCAACAGCTTGTTCACTCAGAAAAAATGGCCTCTGTGGGTCAATTGGCTGCGGGAGTTGCCCATGAAATAAATAATCCGCTCGGTTTTGTGATGAGTAACCTTGATGTGATGCGTCACTATCATGGCGATTATGCTGAGCTTGCAAAGCGTGCGGTTCTGCTTGGACTTGAACCTGATGAACGTCATGCGTTCAATCAATTTGTTAAAGACAAAGACTTTGCTTTTATTAATAGCGATTGTACTGAACTGATTGATGAGTCGATGACTGGGCTACAAAGAGTTTCTGCGATTGTGAACGACCTCAAGCAGTTTTCAAGAGCTGATACTATTCAATTGCAACCTTGCGATATTAATGCCTGCATAAAGACAACGTTAAATCTGGTTGAGAGTAAGCTCAAATATCATGCGAACGTGATAACTCAGTTAGGTGAAGTCCCTCAAGTGCTGGGGAACCAAGGCAAGCTAATTCAAGTAATGACAAACTTACTCATCAATGCAGCGCAGGCTTTAAAGAGTGAAGGAGAGATTAAGGTAACAACGTATTTGGAAAATGGCAGTGTTGCGATCAGTGTGCAAGACAGTGGCGTTGGGATCCCCAAGGAGATCATTGATAAGATATTTGACCCCTTTTTTACTACTAAGCCTGTCGGTAAAGGCACAGGACTCGGGCTCTCCATTAGCTACGATATAATCAAAGAGCATGGTGGAGAGTTATTGGTTGAGAGTGAAGAGGGCATTGGGACATGTTTTACTATTTTATTGCCGCCATGCAAGTAA
- a CDS encoding DUF6058 family natural product biosynthesis protein, with product MELLNYLQTHFITKETLLRESQLSHLELATLIEKRLIPKAAYKLALKLECDSFFGEHSDESCLEFYPQGALVWLGAVSQVTDEAQAFALFSKRHKNQLHRLKAQGFNPRDAKLDQNIDAHLESEWQHFLGGIYGLCTKTGLPEDIANKEAAIVIINEYLARDERLSLDELTNLHQVVDLLDEASALFAPHERERSSRKRLIDDVRAKFPKPLTS from the coding sequence ATGGAACTACTCAATTATCTGCAGACGCATTTTATTACTAAAGAGACTTTGCTGCGCGAGTCGCAGTTATCCCACCTTGAATTGGCTACGTTAATTGAAAAACGTTTGATACCAAAAGCCGCCTATAAGTTAGCATTAAAGCTCGAATGTGACTCATTCTTTGGCGAGCACAGTGATGAAAGCTGCCTAGAATTTTATCCGCAAGGCGCTTTAGTGTGGCTTGGTGCTGTTTCGCAAGTTACGGATGAAGCACAAGCCTTTGCACTCTTTAGTAAACGTCATAAAAACCAACTGCATAGATTAAAAGCGCAAGGCTTTAATCCGCGAGATGCAAAACTGGATCAAAACATAGACGCCCACTTAGAAAGTGAATGGCAACACTTCCTTGGCGGTATTTACGGACTTTGTACTAAAACGGGTTTACCTGAAGATATTGCAAATAAAGAAGCCGCTATCGTTATCATCAATGAGTATTTGGCACGAGATGAACGCTTGAGCCTAGATGAACTAACCAACCTTCACCAAGTGGTCGATTTATTGGATGAGGCCAGTGCCTTATTTGCGCCTCATGAGCGTGAACGTAGCTCGCGCAAGCGCTTAATAGACGACGTAAGAGCTAAATTCCCAAAGCCTTTGACATCATAA